In a genomic window of Aeromonas veronii:
- a CDS encoding site-specific integrase, translating to MKISIEYRAPDAEGKRALRLTYYAGSYLDQTTGIRKHKRSRETLDLFLYDKPRTPAQRLHNKETQRAAEAIRAKRLFEYETGKHHLDFSNAYKASFFEYFQDVTDQKAAGSKSNHSIWISALKHLRQYHKLPELTFEEVDQLFLEGFRHYLMHKARTKSGTPLSRNTQSAYFNKLRAALNQAEQERLLPDNPVRRVKAIQGEKNKRVYLTEDEVRALAQAECRYDVLKRAFLFSCCTGLRWSDIHKLTWAELEPFYGHYRIVFTQKKTSGLQYLDLNDMAMQLMGRPGKATERIFKGLKYSAWHNMELTRWALQAGITKKVTFHSARHTFAVIQLNRGVDIYALSRLLGHSELRTTEIYADILESRRRDAMLDFPNVLG from the coding sequence ATGAAGATCAGCATCGAATACCGCGCACCGGACGCCGAAGGCAAGCGCGCTCTGCGCTTAACCTACTACGCCGGCTCCTACCTTGACCAAACCACGGGCATCCGCAAGCACAAACGCAGCAGAGAGACCCTGGATCTCTTCCTGTACGACAAGCCGCGTACCCCAGCACAGCGGCTCCACAACAAAGAAACCCAGCGAGCAGCCGAAGCCATCCGCGCCAAGCGACTCTTCGAGTACGAGACTGGTAAACACCATCTGGATTTCTCGAACGCCTACAAGGCCAGCTTCTTCGAGTACTTCCAAGATGTTACAGACCAAAAAGCGGCAGGTAGCAAGAGCAACCACTCCATCTGGATATCAGCCCTCAAGCATTTACGCCAGTACCATAAGCTGCCGGAACTGACTTTCGAGGAAGTAGATCAGCTGTTCCTGGAGGGGTTTCGGCATTACCTGATGCACAAGGCCCGCACCAAAAGCGGCACACCACTGAGCCGCAACACCCAAAGTGCCTATTTCAACAAGTTAAGGGCGGCCCTGAACCAGGCTGAGCAGGAACGGCTGCTACCGGATAATCCGGTACGACGTGTCAAAGCTATCCAGGGGGAGAAGAACAAACGGGTTTACCTGACCGAAGACGAGGTACGAGCCCTGGCCCAGGCCGAGTGCCGCTATGACGTTCTTAAGCGCGCCTTTCTGTTCTCTTGTTGCACTGGCTTGCGCTGGTCCGACATTCACAAGCTGACCTGGGCAGAGCTGGAGCCCTTCTATGGCCATTACCGTATCGTATTCACCCAGAAAAAGACCAGCGGCCTGCAATACCTGGATTTGAATGACATGGCGATGCAGCTGATGGGGCGCCCAGGCAAGGCAACAGAGCGGATCTTCAAGGGCCTCAAGTACTCGGCTTGGCACAACATGGAGCTCACCCGGTGGGCGTTGCAGGCGGGTATAACCAAGAAGGTAACCTTCCACAGCGCGCGTCATACCTTCGCCGTCATCCAGCTTAACCGCGGCGTCGATATCTATGCCCTTTCCCGCTTGCTGGGGCACAGTGAGCTGAGAACCACCGAGATCTACGCCGACATTCTTGAATCGCGGCGCCGAGATGCCATGCTCGATTTCCCCAATGTCTTGGGGTGA